CCAATATGGCCATTACCACCCACTATATCGAAGATATGTTACATTAGTGGAGCACTTGAGTTGTTCATTTTATGAACTCCATGATATCCATTGTTGACCGGATCTTTTAACTTGTAAAGttcctttgtctttgtttgGGAAAGTGGTTCATGATTGATTTTGGACTAAATAAATACATATGTTCTCTGCTGGTTGGTGACCATTCCTACGTGCCCTTCATTTGGAATACCATGGATTCCATTCAAAATTGGAGTGTTTTACTATCCCCTGATATATGAAATATATGATAAGATAAGCAATGCATTTGTGTTAAGCTCAAAATTTTTATGCACTAGTgggcaacaaaaaataatgaaaatgatgGGAGTGAAGGCACTCACGCTTTGATTAATTGACTAAAATCAAAAGACAAATCTTTCTGTCTGCTTTTTAATATTCTTTGTGATTTGGAAGGGAATCTTTCAAATCAGTCTTTCGAAATAGTGTTGGCTATAAAAGGCGGCGCAAAATAAAGAGCTCACAACAACCACAGAATCgtcacaaaattaaacaaaatcaaaatgttcCTCGCAATAATAGTACTCTACTTTTACTTCAGTAATAGTTGTAACCTCGTACACTACGGCCACGCCATCGAATCGCCACAGTACACAGTGGTGCACTCAGAATCAGATTTCGAGGTAAGACTATACACTGAATCCTCGTGGATGTCTGCTCCTGTCCTAGGAACAACCTCCTTCGACTTCAAGGAGTCCACCAAAGATGATTTTCACAGGTTTAACTTTAACCAACCAACTACTATATAATGCACTGCtaaatcctctctctctctctctctctctctctctctctctcactgatATAGTAACAAAAGATAATTTTGaatggtgaattttttttgttatttatcaGGAATTTTACTTTGAGATCATTGTATTGCCTTTTTATATGGATATATTTATTGCAATGTTAAAGCTACTAACCATTTACTAGGATCACATGTTATTTTTCCATTTCGtagtttaaattaaattttacaaatttaaaaatgtataaagtGTTATGTCATTTAACGTCTTACATTATTAGATCTAGTGAAATGTACTTTGgttgaaatagagaaaatcaTGTTCCGAGTCATGCGCACTTCAAAAATGGAGTTGCACAAAATTTGTAATTCATGCTACCGAATTAAGTTTGATGTTAGTGAATCTTGTCTGATGGGGCTAGATGAAGAATGCAAAAGGGTCGTGTAAAATTCAGACAATTTCACAGTGGAGGTTTATGATCTTTGATTACGTGATAAGCATACCTCATTATTCTTTAACTTTGAGGATTATTCTATAAAATTCAAACAGTTCACGTTAATTTGTATTGCTTGCATCAGGTTGTATGAATACATTCATGGTGGAAACCTAAACTCTTCTCACATTGTGATGACTGCTCCTGTCTTGACAAGCATTAACTCATCATCATCTAGCGGGTCTGACTATTTTGTAAGGTTTTATATCCCAGCAAAGTATGGTGGAAACCCTCCACAGCCCAATCCTGAACTGAATGTGCAGCTTGTCAAGTGGAAAAGTCATTGCATAGCAGTTAGAAAGTTTACCGGATTTGCTAACGATgatgaaattaataaagaaattgaagCTCTTGTAAACAGCCTAAATAAGCAGAAGAGTGGAAAGGCAGCAATATTGGAAGATAAAAGTTACTACTCCGTTGCCCAATACAATGCTTCACATCACCTTTCTGGACGCTTAAATGAAGTGTGGATCAATGTGTCCGGTTTTACAGCAGAGGGATGTCCAAACTATCAAGGGAACTATTGATTTGGCCTCAGATGTCTGGCAGAATCTAGCAAGGAATGTTGATCCTGCTGAGAATAAAACAGTGCTTTTATTGTAGATATGCTCCTTCATTAATAATAGAGTTTCAATAAATGAGATCCTGATGCAACATTTGGTACCTtgtcttttttggtaaaaacattTGGTACCTTGTTTGTGCATCGAAGCATGCTATATTTTGTTTGTAATGTAATTTCAGTTTGGTCTTTTGTCAAGTTTCCTGGCATTTCTTTCGTGCTATTAAGCACCTGATTTttaagactctctctctctctctctctctctctctctctctctccaaatgaGATCCTGATGCAACATTTGGTACCTTGTTTGTGAATCAAAGCGTGCTACAATTTGTTTGTAATGTAAATGTAGTTAGGTCTTTTGTCAAGTTTCTTGGCATTCTTTCGTGAATTAAACACCCAATTTTGaagagtctctctctctctctctctctaaatttaaCATCTTTTAAGTGATTAGATTGATTGAAATAATCATTATAATTATCTATGTCAATGTGTATAGGCCTTGGGCTTTAAGCCTACTTTAGTTATTTTGTATAACACACATACTTGTACTGCACTCATATGTCTTATAGTATACTCATATACCTCTTATATAAAAGCAATCTTGTATatttattacttgagaaataaaatacaattattcAGTATTTCTGACACTCTATCTTGGATAATATCACTTGGAAAAGAATTGGGATGACATAGATGCCAATTTCAGTGAGTCACCATGCCAACATTTCATGCTATTAGTGCATAGTATTGGATCAACTTAAAGCATGAACTTAGACTATATTGCAATATTGCGACTTTTAGAAGTATTTCCAATCTTGCTACCACCTTGTTCCTACTCCAAGGTTAAATGATAggtaaatcttaaaaaaaaaataataatgaactAATGGACTAATATAACTTTAATCAGTATCATAGGACTCATAAAATTGCTCATACTTTTCTTCTTCGTTTGCTATGAAGCTTGAAATGAATCATTGTAAATACCGCTTTTCTCTGATTATCACTTAGCACGTCAGGTATCACACAAACCATTTGTATATCAATATGAATGCTGTTCAGCTATGAAAAAAACTTAGGTGCTTATGAATGCTACAAGGCATTCATATTTGGTATCTATACGGAATCAATGGGCAAGCGTACCCACGCTTAACGTTTAAACACGTTAACATCCGCTGTCTTGTTTTTGGTTAAGGTTTGGGAACTTTAATTCGAGCCTCTTGTAGGTCATTAGTGTATAATCAAATTCCAGACACTTGGGTGGCGATCGATGCCCTTATTGCCACGTAAAACCTAAATCACGCATGACTAAGAAAAATAAGGGCAca
This genomic stretch from Quercus lobata isolate SW786 chromosome 3, ValleyOak3.0 Primary Assembly, whole genome shotgun sequence harbors:
- the LOC115979341 gene encoding heme-binding protein 2-like, which encodes MFLAIIVLYFYFSNSCNLVHYGHAIESPQYTVVHSESDFEVRLYTESSWMSAPVLGTTSFDFKESTKDDFHRLYEYIHGGNLNSSHIVMTAPVLTSINSSSSSGSDYFVRFYIPAKYGGNPPQPNPELNVQLVKWKSHCIAVRKFTGFANDDEINKEIEALVNSLNKQKSGKAAILEDKSYYSVAQYNASHHLSGRLNEVWINVSGFTAEGCPNYQGNY